In the genome of Hyphomicrobium sp. ghe19, the window GAGGGCGCGTCAAACCCTCCTCACGGCTGCTCTTCCGATGACGATTTAATTCAAGCTGTGTGGCGGCGTATATGGCTAACACTAGTGCCCGCGTTGAGCTTGGCGCCCTTCCTCGCCGGCGGCCTCCCCGGACCTGGGCTTCCATGTTTTCGAAGCTCGATACGTGCGTTTCGGTGTTGGCGATCTTCGAAGCTGCATCGGTCATCTTGGCGGCATCCGCTGCCAAATTCCTTTACATCGATCTCTGCATCGGCCGACTTCAACCGTGGTGGCCGTATTTGGCGCCTGCTCCCCTGTTGGCGACCACGCTTTATCTTTTCCTGAAGCGGGCCGACCTCTACGACCCGAGTTCTATCAGCCAACCCGCCGTGCCATATGGCCGGATCTTCGGCGCGTTGGTGACTTCGTTCCTCCTTCTTCTCGGAATTTTGTACATTCTCAAGGTCGCGGATTGGTACTCGAGAGGGTGGTTTCTCACGTGGTTCGCCATTAGCGCGTTACTTTTGATCACTGTACGGATCGCTGGAATGCACTATGTGCGCCGGATGGTGGCGCAAGGCAGAATTCGGCAGCGGATCGCAATGTTCGGTGATCCCGATTTCATTACAGCCATGAAAGCGAGCGTCGAAACTGCAGATCCCTCACCTGCGATCGAAGGGATTTATCTGGCGCCGACGAACGCTCGTCCCGAGAATCTTCATTCCGATGGCGGTCTCGAAGAGCTTAAGAACGCGATCGAGCGGAGACGGTACGATACAATCATAATCGGCTTCCCGGCCGAACACATCGAGTCCATCAAAGCGGCCGTGAACGATCTGGCTTCGTATTCCACGGAACTGCTACTCTGCACGAAGCTCGAACGCGAACCACTTATTGTTCGCGGAGCACGACAAATCGGAACGCTTCGGGCTGACATCGTCAATTTGGTGCCGTTGTCGGAAAGCAATCGCGTTCTCAAGGCGGCCCTCGACTACATCTTGGCAGGAGCCGGTCTTTTCCTCTTGTCGCCCCTCCTCATTCTTATTGCGATCGCCATCAAACTCGATAGCCCGGGACCCGTGTTCTTCCGGCAGCGCCGATACGGTCAGAACAACCGCATCTTCCGGATATACAAATTCCGAACGATGCTCGTCACCGAAGACGGGCAGCACATCAAGCAGGCGGAACGCAACGACCCGAGAGTTACACGCATCGGATGGTTTCTGCGCCGCACGAGCCTCGATGAGCTCCCGCAGTTGATCAACGTTTTGACTGGCGACATGTCGATCGTCGGCCCCCGTCCGCATGCCTTGGCTCACGATCAATTATTCGATCAGCAGCTCGATCTATTTTCGCTTCGCCGTCGCGTTCGTCCGGGCTTGACGGGATGGGCTCAGGTTCATGGCTTTCGCGGCGAGACCAAGACGACCTTGGATATCAGAAAGCGCGTGGAACATGATCTCTATTACATCGACAATTGGTCGATCTGGCTCGACCTTGAGATCGTGATGCGCACGTTGTTCGTGCTCTTTCGAGGCGCGTACTAAAATAAGCTCTGGCGGCCGTTTCTTGAAATGCGGATTTTCGAACACGCGACGATAGCAATCAGTGCCAAAGAGGCAGACTTGCGGCGCGATGTTCATGTGCAAACGCTGCGAGGAATAGCTTGTCTTCTCATCGTCGCTTATCACGTCACAGGGACCGACGGGACCCACGGCGTTGAGATTGCGGCTGATCACCCGCTCGCAATATTTAATCTTCTGTTGGCCCCGGTTCGGCTTCCGCTCTTCACTTTCATTTCCGGCTACGTGTATGCCATGAGACCAGTCAGGGTCGGAGGTGGATCGCAATTTCTATTTGGCAAAGCTCGCCGGCTTCTGGTTCCCCTCGTCGTCGTGGGCGGACTTTATTTTCTTATTCAAGATCATGTGCCGGGAACACACTATTTTCTGCCGCTGCATGACGTTTGGCAAATTGCCATGTTTCCCTATCAGCACTTATGGTACCTGCAGGCGCTGATGCTGATTTTTACGACCACCGTCGTCCTCGAGTCTCTTCGTCAAATGGAGAATCTGAGGAGTTGGCTATTGGTGCTAGCGGCAAGCATCCTGATCTATGTGTCTATCAAATTTCCAATCGATCTGGTCGCGATCAACGAAGCCCTGTTTCTTCTACCCTTTTTTACACTGGGCCTTGGAGTTCGACGCTTCCACGAAACACTCACAACACCACCATTGGGAGCAGTGTCAGCGTTTTTTGCCCTGCTGGGTATATTCGCATATTTTTTGATGATCATGAGATCCGTCGCTTTCACTGAGCTTGATCAAGATCTGCTGCGGATAGTGATCGGAATGCCCGCATGCGTTGCGTTGTTCTGTTTTCAGGTGGAGTGCTTTCCGATCGCGTGGATTGGTGAATTTTCCTATGCGATCTATCTGTTCCATATCCTCGGCACCGCTGGCGCTCGGATCTTCTTGATGCGATGCGGTGTCACCGACACAAGCCATCTCATAATCGCATCGTTTTTAGCTGGCCTGAGCCTCCCTATCCTGATTCAGATCTTTGCAGATCGTTCTAAGGTCGCGTCCTTTCTTCTGCTTGGCCGAAATCCAAAGCGGGCCAGAGTCCAAACATCATTACCAATCTTGGCTCCGTGATCCTGCGGCTGTCGGGTTGGTCTTTAATAGGTATCCGCCGCCTCATCGCAGAAAAGACAGATGAGCGATGCCCTGCTCACGACCCGACATGTCGGACCCTCTGCGAGCGGCGCATCGAGATGGACATCTACTTCATCGGAAGACACAGTTGCGATGGCACCACCGGATGAGCACGTATATCGACCAGACTCGCGACCAGTACATCCCCGGAGCCCCGTCCAGGAAGGCGCGCCAGAGCCCCGCCACCGCTGCAGGATCGAGTCCGACTGGAGCGATGGCCTGCGGATCCCGCATGGTCTGGTCCATAGCGTCCTTGAGGCCACGACGGATCCAGCGATCGAACGGCAGCACGAATCCACTCTTGGGCCGGTCGAAGAGCGACGGATCGAGGCCGCGCAAGCCAATGCGCCGTAACATTGCCTTGCGCCGTAACGGCGCGTAGCGCACCTGATCCGGCAGACGGTCTACGCTCTCGAAGAGCACCTGATCCACTAGCGGCACTCGCTGCTCCAGCGAGGCGGCCATACTCGCCACGTCGTTGTCGCGAAGCAACCGTTCGCCCAGGAAGAGCCGCTGCTCCATGACGCTGATCGCAGAGAGCGGTGTACGGCCCCGAGTCTCGGCGTCGAGACGTCTGCGCATCTCTGGTGTCAGGCCGTCGGCCAACACATCAGCAAATCCGGGCGCCAAGAGCTCACGCTGAAAACCGGGGAGGAAGAGCGCGTAGGCGAGCTGGTAAAGCGAGAGCAGATCATCGGCGTGGCGAACCATCTCTGGAAGCTTGGCCCAGCGGGTCTGGGGCGGCACCGCCCCTCCGGCCCGCCGCAGCGGCCAGGTCGCGAGTGTAGCCGCTGCCGCTTGCAGTTCGCGCGGCACCCAGCTGATGCGCTGCGACCATTGCTGGAGGACCGGAAGATCGCGGTAGGAGGTGTAGCCACCAAAGAGTTCGTCGCCCCCCGTGCCCGACAACGCCACGGTAAACCCGGCGTCGCGTATGACCTTCGACATGTAATAGGCGTTCAAACCATCGAAGGTCGGCTGATCGAGACTATCGAGCGCCGAGTCGAGCTTCTCGACGAAATGCCCCTCCGTCAACACGACCTCGTGATGCTGGGTTCCTATAGCGGCCGCAATCCGGCTCGCGATTGGCCCCTCATTGAGTTCCTGTTCCTCGAACGCCATCGTGAAAGTGTGGATCGGGGTCTGCGCAGCGCGCTGCGCTATGTTGGCTATCACGGAAGAGTCGACACCGCTCGATAAGAAAACCGCGACGGGCACGTCGCTGGCGAGGTGGAGCTTGAGCCCATGCTCGAGGACAGCTGCCAAGCCGCTTTCATCCATCGTCTGATCGGGGGACCGCTCGGGGATGCTCCAGTAAGTCTCCTGGCGGACTTCATTGCCTCTACCATCCAACTCGAGCAGAGAGCCCGGCCACATAAGCTCGACATCTTTGACGGCGCTATTGGAGCCGGTCACAAAGCCGTTCCAGACACAACTGGCGACAGCCCGAGGATCGAGTTGGGGTGTTCCCAAAAGTCCGGACGCGAGGAGCGCGCGGAGTTCCGAAGCAAAGGCGATCGACCATTCCGCGTTTGTGTCCGTCGCGCGCGCTACATACAGAGGCTTGATGCCCAGAGGATCCCTGGCCAGCAGCAGTCTGCGCTGCTTCGGATCCCAGCAGGCGAAGGCGAACATGCCGCGCAGCCAGCTCACTGCAGACGGTCCATGCAGCGCGAGCGCACGCAGCATAATCGCCGTATCGCCTGTGGACTTGAACTCTTGTCCCTCGCCGACCAAGCGCTCGCGCAATTCTGAAAAGTTGTAGATCTCGCCGTTAAAGACCACGACATGCCCGGTCACCGGGTCGATCATAGGCTGGGCGCCAGCGGACGAGAGGTCGAGGATGGAAAGCCGGCGATGGGCCAACAGCGCGCCCCAACCGCGGTCATCCGGTTCGGCGGTCCAGATTCCACTGCCGTCCGGGCCGCGGTGGATAAGAGCCTCGCTCATGCGCTTCAGTGCGGAGCGATTGTTCTCGTCCAGCCGTCCGATAATTCCGGCGATGCCACACACAGGGCGGAACCTCAAGAGAGAAGAAAGGCTTCAGATTGGTCGAGCCAGAGGCTCATTCTTGGCGACCGCTCTCCTGCCCCGCCTCGTCCTCACTAAATCTGCGATTACAAAGACGCTGACCCATTAGGATAACGCGAGGTCAGCCAACAAAAGTAAAGTCGGCCTGGCAATTATGGTCAAGGCGCCGGGATTCATACCCGGTTCGTATCAAGTGTTGCCAATCGTTGGCTCCGGCGAACGAGGCCGCCTGGAGCTCCATTTTGGATGCCAGTATTACGGCGAGACCACGGTGGTCGTGCTGTTTGTAAGGACGTGAGCGCCCGAAGCGATATCGGCGACTGTTCGGCCACTGACCATTGCGCCCGAGGCCGTCGATGTCCAAGTATTCACGTACAAGAGGAACTTCGTGACTTCGGTGGACTCGGCATTGGCCGCGTAGATGAGGTCTTTATCGCGCATCTGGAACCGCTGCCCGAGGAAGAAGCTGGACGGATCGCGGAAATTGGCTCTGTAGATCGTCGGAATCACCCTCTGGTCGGGTGCGAATTTCTTCAAGTCGACGCCCATTCTAGAGAGTGTCTCACGGCGCTCCGGACGGTACAGGAAGACCTGCGCCGGATTAGCGCGCGCATCGGCAAGACCTCCGGCTCTCGCTATCGCTTCATTTAGAGATAGCCGCTCTTGGTCAAACGCGTACTGAGCGCTCACCGCCGATGAATTGCCGCCCTCCACGACGCCGTTGCCAATGGATGCCAATGCACCAAATCCGATATAGGTCTTCGGTTCGCGCGTGACATAAATCACGTCACCTGCCGCGACAAAGATGTTCTCTGCCGGGTTTGTAATGAGCCTCGTGAACGGAACTTTAGCGATCTGACCTTTGCGCTGCAGTGTCACCAACAGGTCGTAACCTGCGAATCTGCCTCCGCTGGGAGCGGCACTTCCACCCCCTCCGTTGGCTTTGGAAATCATATCCAAAATCCGCTCGCCGGAGCCGATTAGCTTTATTTTATTGCCCCCCGCGTCTCCAATCACGGTGACTGAGTCGGCGTTCTGTTCGACGATATTGACAATGACTTGCGGTTCTATCGCGCGCTTCGCGAGTTTCGCTTCGATGTCCCGCTGGACTTCGGGCACCGTACGCCCCGCTGCTTTGACGGATCCGGCGTACGGAACCGAGATGTTGCCATTGCCGCCGACCGCTTGTGATGGAAGCGTAACGTAGTTGCCTGCACGGGAGGCATTCTCCCCGGAGGTAAACAGGCCGCCTGTCGATGATTCGAAGATCGATACCTGGAGAACGTCACCAACGCCGACTCTGACTACCGGCGCCGGGCCGCGTTGCGTGCCAAAGGTCCGGTATAGCGAATCGGGTGCAATGTTCTCTAATACGTCAATGACAATCGGACTGATATCTACAAGAGCGTAGTCGTACGCGGCGACCTCTCGCGGTGTAGAAACTTCCGTAGTCGCTCCGCGATGGATTTCTCGATATTCGGGCCCGTTTACAGGGAAATGCGAGCATCCCGACAGCACAAAAGCCGCCAGCAGCGGCAAGCGCGCGGCGACCGGAGACAATGCCTTCTGCACGCCAAACAAGGTGCGCATGACCTTATCGGTTATACGCATGTTGGGCACGACAGTGCGCTCGGTGTGAGCGACCAGCACATTCCCCAATTGACTTCCCCCACGGAACTTCAAGTCGGAAAACTAATGATCAGATTAGTGGTTGGAAGTGCTCATATGCGATTCGTTCGAGTTAAGCATAATGGAAAAGCCAAATGGGCCACGCCGCACACTGAGCATTTGCTCAAAGAATAGCTGAAGGCCGTTGAACATGCTGCAATTCAGCCACACGCCCTGGCCAGACTATGTGCTGATGCAATCAGCGATGTCCCGATGGTTAAGAAAGGAGCCTCTACATCTCACCCGAGATAGTAGGCTCCCACTCTCCTGCCTTTGTAGGCTTCGATGCTGCGCAAGGTCGCCGGATCGGCCTTGTTGAGGATCGCGCAAACGATGCGATCACGGATGCCTTCCACTTCCGAAAGAGCTTCCTCAACAAGACGCTGCTTGGTCTCACCCCACTCGATGACAAAAACGAATTGATCAATGAAGCGCTCAATAATCTTGACGTCTACAACTGACATTATCGGCGGAGCCTCAATCACGATGAAATCATAGGCTTCGCGGGCCACTTCGAGAAGCTTCTCCATCTGAGAAGAGCCGAGCAACTCGGATGCATTGACGATAGGTTCGGACAGAACGCACGGTAGCACATCCACTTTGGAGCGTTCGCGCCTGACCACTAGAGACGAAAGCCGCGATGGATCGGCCAGAGCCTCGATCAATCCCTCGTTGGCATCGGGCACCAACTCCCGTGTAACCATCCGCCGACGCAAATCGCAGTCGATGATCAGCAGTCGCGACGTCGCGGACATGCTCATGAGATCCGCGAGGTTATTCGCGACAGTTGTCTTGCCTTCCTGTGAAACGGAAGAGACGACGCAAATCGTCAACCCGCCTTTTTTATTTCGCCGTGTAGCTTTGATCAATGCGCGGACATGCCGAAATTGCTCCGTAAATCGCGAGTACGGAGCCTCGACGACATAGTCGGCGATACTGGCGGACTTTTGTTTGCGTATCGTTTCCAAGACGACGCAATAAAGCCCAGTAGCGCGCTTCACTTGATCTGGCCTGCGGAACACGCCAGCCGTCCATTCTCTCGCTACCGCCGTGCCCATGCCTGCAAAAAGGCCAAAAACTATACCTGCTCCGAGCACGAGCAACGATTTGCTGCTCTTGTGCAACGGTGGGGCTGCCCTCGTGATGATATGGGCGTCCTCGTTCTCAAGCCGACTCTGATTCATCTCATTGAATTTGCGCAGAGCGGAATTGTACAGCGCACGGAGTGCACGCGCAGTTGTCTCAAGCTCGCGATACTTGATCTGTAATTGTCCGTCCAATTTGGACACCCGAGCTGATAGCTCATCATTCCGGTTCGTTGTAGATTCTGCAACGGAGAGATCGCTCAAATCCCCGGCCTGCTCCGTGTCTATGGCGTCCACCGCCGCACTGTCGGACACCGAATTCTCCTCGGGCGCCGCAGCAATTCGTAGTTCCTCATTTCGAATAGCGTTGTCCAGGTCGTCCATCTGCTTACGGAGCTTGATCACCGCGAGATGCGCCGGTCCTAATGTATGCTCTAGCTCGCGGGCCTTGGTTGCCACGTCGACATACTGAGACCGCAGCCTCATGATCAGCTGGTTGTCCGGGACCGCATTGAACAGATTGTTTGTCTTTTTGAACTCTTGCAGCTCTCTGTCGGCTTTGAGAGATTGTTGTTTAAGGTCCGTCAGCCGGCTCTCCAGCAACTGGCTCACCATTTTACCGGAGTTGATTTTGCGCCGCTCAATATTGGCGATGTAAGTGTCCGCGATGGCGTTGGCGATTTTCGCCGCCTTCATAGGATCCGGCGAAGCGTAGGTTACATTGATTACGTTCGGGACATCCGCACGCTCCACAGTCAGTCGAGTCAGAAGCTTCTCGACAGCAGTCCTTTCAAGCGCGGTATCGAGGTCGATAGACGTCCCCGATTTCAATCCAAGAGATTGCTTTATGGATTCTTTCAGCTTCCTGAAGCTGGCCCCGATGCTTTCAGCAGCACATCCGATGTCGGCGTTGACCAAACAACTGGACAAGCTCGGCGAGTCCGGTGAAATTTCCGAGCGTGGTGGGCCAACGAATTCTGGATCGTGAGCCAAGTCCAAAGAACGGACGACCGGAACAATAATACTGTCGGACGACAGCACATAAATCTGGCCGCCGAGATCCATATCGTCGAGCGTCGGCTCGTCGATGATTTTATTGGTCTGTAAGTATCGATTAACAGACCGATCCAACAGAATACGCGCGCTACTTTTATAGATTTCAGGGGCAATCACGACATACGTGATTCCAGCGGCCAAACCGACCAAACATCCAATCAGCGGCAAAAGCCACGATCTCCGTAGGATCCAGAAAATGTCCGAGACCCTGACCGGTGATCCATTGTTTGCTTGATAGGACGCGTCGAATCCAGACGGATACTCATTGTCGGGGACGCGGATGTTCGATAAGTCCAATGTTGTTTTTCCACTCATTACGCTGAAAGTTCTTGCACGATCAATGAGCCAGGATGGGTCAAGTACTGGGCAATTGCAAGTAACGAGCCAACCTAGCAATTGATCGCCTTTTTGGTGCAATCCCTCTCCGTTGCAGATCATACATTTAACGACGCCTGCGTGGCACGGTAGATTAACTTCCATATCATTGAATAAACGAATGTGCCCATCGGCCCATTTTGGCTGTCGTCCGGCATCGATACAAAAGGGGACACCATTTTTTTTGATGGTCCATTTCTTGAGTGAGTGGCTTGCCAATTTCAAAATGGCACGTCGCGTGCTCCGAACCTCCGTGGCCGGCTCTAAAGATGACAGAACAACGACTGAATATTCTCCATGTCTCGCAGATGCCGGCCAGCCCTCCGCGTTTTGGCGCCCAGGCTCGGATCCACGGGCTGTTGACCGAATTGGCGCGACATCACGATGTCACGGCAGTCAGCCTGGTCGACGATGGCTTCAATATCGATGAATGCCGGCAGGCAATGGAATCCTATTGCCGGAAGGTTTATCTGCTGCCGAACCCCAATAGTGCGAATGGCGTCAAAAAGCGGCTGAAGCAGCTAGGTTCACTGACGTCGCCACTTAGCTTCGAGCGTCTTATTGGTACCGTTCCTGCACTGCAGGATACGTTGGACCGGGTCTTGCGAACAACGCGCTTCGATATCGTGAACCTTGAGTTCACATTTCTGGGTCATTGCAATTTGCGCCAAGCGCCGCCGGGGGGGAAAAAGCCTTTGATATTCGTGGATTCCCATAACATCGACTATGAACTCGCCCGACAATATGCGAGGTGCTCGGGCAGCTTGGTGCGACGTCTCTATGCCGAAGTGAATTGGCGTAAACTACGGCGAGAAGAGTTGCAGACCTACGCCGACGCCGACGGTGTCTATCTTTGCAGCACAAATGACGAGCGGCGGCTCCTCGATGAAGTCCCGGGCATTCGCACCGCCGTGATCCCCAACGCCGCAGATGTCGAATACTATCAGCCAAGTCCAGGAGATCCCACGCCCGATGGTCGTACGGTAGTATTTTTCGGCCTTCTTTCATACGTCCCAAATATTGATGGCGTCACCTATTTCCTCCGGGATATCTGGCCACGCATCGCCGCGGCACATCCGAATTCACGCTTAAAGGTCATCGGCGGCAATCCGCACCCTTCACTGCGAGCCTTTGCCGGACCGCAGATTGAGTTCACAGGATTCGTGCCAGATCTTCGCCCCCATCTTGCTGAGGCTGCGGCGGTAGTCGTGCCGCTGCGCCTCGGGGGCGGGACACGATTGAAGATCGTCGAGGGCATGGCGATGGGGAAGGCAATAGTGTCCACCACGTTGGGCGCCGAAGGTATTGAGGCCGTTGACGGCCGGGACATTCTCATAGCTGATACCCCCGCGGCGTTCGCGGACTCGGTGAACCGGCTGCTGGCTGATTCCGCCTTAGCGGCGCACATCGGCAAATCGGCCAGGCGGCTTGCGGTCCAACGCTATTCATGGCGCGAGGCGGCCAGTGCGCTCGATCGCTTCTATCGTCGGATCCCGGGGAATGATCCATGACGGCCATATCCAATGCTGGAGGAAAGAGGGAGGATAGCGCGAGATCCCCATTCGTAACTCCCAAGGAACTCATGGGTCATTTGCCAGGACTTGACGGCATCCGCGGCTTTGCTGTGCTCCTCGTGATGGCTGCCCATTTCGTGGGAGGAGCTCCCGCCGTCACTGACTGGCAAAAAATTGTCGTCGAGGTGGCCACTCGCGGTTGGATGGGCGTCGACCTATTTTTTGTCTTGTCCGGGTTCCTGATTACGGGGATCTTGATCGAGGCCAAAGGTAGCCCCAACTACTTCCGCAACTTTTATGCCCGCCGGACCCTGCGCATATTCCCTCTCTACTACTTCGTTCTTGTTTGCCTTTTTTTGATCCTTCCTCAATTCGCGACGCTTTCACCGCTCTTGGAATCGGCGCGGACGCATCAGATCTGGTTGTGGACGTATACGTCGAACTTTTATATCGCGACGACGTCGTCCTGGGTCTCGCTGAATTACGTCAGCCACTTCTGGTCGCTCGCCATAGAAGAGCAATTTTATCTGCTTTGGCCTTTGGTTGTATTTTTCTCTTCCCGGCTCACCCTCGAGCGCATTTGCCTTGGCGCCCTCGTCTTCGCACTCGGCTTGCGAATAGCGCTCGCATTTGCCGGCCTCAGTGAACTCTCAATTTCTGTTTTGACCCCCTGCAGAATTGATACGCTATGCTTGGGGGCCTTCATTGCTTTGCGCATCCGCCGACCCGGTGTCTTGTCAGCATGGGTCGAGAAGGCCGGGCTTGCTGCGGTCATCTTCGGAGCAGCTTTTGTCGTCGTGGTGGCAATGTATTCGCTCGCCCCGTCCACGTCGCGCGTTCTGCATCAATTGCGCAATTCGCTCGACGCCTTCTTTTTCGCGGCTTTGATTTTGGTCGCCCTGAAGCCGCCGTCCAACGTGATTGCAAGGATATTTCAAGGCCGGGTACTGGGATTCTTCGGAAAGTACAGCTACGGCCTCTATGTCTATCATGCCCTTTTGTCATGGTACCTGTATGAGGCAGCCGTCGACGAGAAACTCGACGCGCTGCTCGGCAACCACACGCTCGCTATGGTGGCTCGCGTCGTCATTGGCGTAGGTGTCTCGATCCTGATTTCTATGCTCAGCTACAATCTCTTCGAACGAAGGTTCCTCGCGCTCAAGCGGTACTTCGACGACACACCTTCCAGCGGTGTGTTCGATGGCCGGAGCACTGCATCGACGGTGCAAGTGGGGGTATCCTCTGCATTTCAGTCGGGATTAGATAAGTCGTAGCGAATTGCGACATCAACCGACTGGTGGCATCAACAATGCAGTTCGGCATGAACGATTTCACCCGACATCAGTAACGATAGGCTCACGTTAATGTCGATCATAGATAACTGGAAATGCTATAGCACAACCTCACCTGCAGGCTGGTTCGGACCCATCCTCTCCTGTTGTTGACGGCGTTGTGTGCCCGCAACGTTAAGCGCACGAGAGAGCCGATACGCTCACCTCAGAGAAAGACCGAATGTCAAAAGCCGCGACGCGTTTTGTGCCATCCCATCGGTCTCGATCCAAGAGCGAAGCGTTTGCCATAATACCAATCGTGGTCTTTGCTTACGCCATAATAGTAGAGCCTCTCCTCGGTTTCCTTTCAAGCCCCACCAATGCCATCGGCTTATCAGGCGCTGCCGCAGTCGAGGCCCTCATGAGGCCGAGGATTGAGAATAAAATCTTCTGGCCGGTGATCACGGCAATTACCGTATATTACGTCGCCAAGAATTTGCCTCGACTTAAGAACCTTCCGCCTCACATCATTCTTCTGCTGATATACTTGGCCTACGCCGGAACAAGCGTGCTGTGGGCCTTCAATCCGGGGCTGACGCTGACGCGGTTTGTACTTCAATCGATGATCGTAACGTGCATCGTTCTGCCGATCATTATGGCGGATAAGAATGCAGATGTAATTCCTGGCATTTTCGGATGCTTCGCGTGCGCGGTGATCTTGAATCTTCCCATCGTGCTCTCCCAGACCCCAATCATCTACGACACCTGGAAAGGCCCGGAGATCATCGGGTATCCTGGATATTTTTCATTCAAGGGCGAGCTGGGAGAATGCGCTGCGGTTGCTTTTTTGTTGTCACTTCACGAGCTGTTTTACCGCGGACGACGGCGCGTGATCGGATTGATCGTTCTCGTTATTTCCGTCTACCTCGCAATCGAGAGCAAGTCTAAGGGCTCTCTTGGCATGGCCATTATTTCCCCGACGCTAGCGTTGGCAGTCCTGTTTATTGGAAGGCTGATACGCACCTCGCCCGCGCTCACTTTGCTGCCCATCCCCCTCACCTATTACGTGATGTCAAAAGTATACGGCAACATTCTCAACCGGATATCTTGGTACGCCCTCGGAAACTATGATCTGTCAGGACGCGCATATATCTGGAATTTCGTCCAGTATGAGATTTCGAAGAAGCCCATCTTGGGATGGGGATATCAATCATTCTGGCTCGTTGGGCCGAATGGGCCCAGCGTTTTGGAAGCACCAGGCTGGATCAAAGGTATGCCGTCGGGCCACAGCGGCTATTTGGATACAATGCTTGAGCTGGGCTACGTCGGATGGATGCTGCTTGTAGCTTTCATATTTGCGACGCTGCACGCCATAGGGCGGGTCGCGGAGCGCAACTTACTTCGTGCATGGCTGCTGCTCACTCTTGCACTCTTCGTTATCCTCTCGAATTTCCTTGAAAGCATATGGATGCGCGGACAAGGCACTTTGTGGGTCACATTTTTGGTCGTTGTCGCTGACGCCGGCCGGTATTGGAGACGTGCTCCTTCCGTTTCGAGGCACCCTCAGCGGGCAGTGACGCGTGTGTGATCCGCTCAATCCGCCCGCGACGCTTTTTCACCGCAGGCGCTTGGATTGCCGTCGAAACGTGCGCGCGCAGGAAGCACTTTAATTTTCGTATCGCCGAGTGGATCGATCCAGGGCCAAGCGCAATTCCCGAAGAATGCTGGCTTGCTCTTCAGGTAGAGTGAGCTTGGAATTTCTTGGGCTGGACGATCCCATTTCACAGTGTTGGTCGCGTAGTCAAAGTTACCGTCACGGATTGTCGTAGTGACTACCTTCGGATCGTAAGTCTTTATTTCGGGCGCCCCGGTGCTATCCGGCGCACCCAAAGTGTACATCGCCACCGCATGCCGATCGCCGAAAGGATAGGTGTCCTCGTACACGAAGCTCGAATATGGTTTGGGGCTCATGCCCGCGTATCCGATCACGTTGCCAATCAACGAATACCAATAGTGGTGAGCGGCTACCCAAACACCATAGCGATTGTCCTTGTCCCGGGCGAACCCGAGCTTGGAGACGTCTCGCCTGAGCGTCGTTGCGTGATTTCGGAAGTATGTAATGTAAATCGCATTGCCCCAGCGCCCATCTGAAGAAAGGTTGAACGCTTCGTTGCCCTCGAACAGCACATGATGCGAAGTCGTCATATGCGATGCGTTGAGACCATTCTCTTGCATCG includes:
- a CDS encoding undecaprenyl-phosphate glucose phosphotransferase, with translation MFSKLDTCVSVLAIFEAASVILAASAAKFLYIDLCIGRLQPWWPYLAPAPLLATTLYLFLKRADLYDPSSISQPAVPYGRIFGALVTSFLLLLGILYILKVADWYSRGWFLTWFAISALLLITVRIAGMHYVRRMVAQGRIRQRIAMFGDPDFITAMKASVETADPSPAIEGIYLAPTNARPENLHSDGGLEELKNAIERRRYDTIIIGFPAEHIESIKAAVNDLASYSTELLLCTKLEREPLIVRGARQIGTLRADIVNLVPLSESNRVLKAALDYILAGAGLFLLSPLLILIAIAIKLDSPGPVFFRQRRYGQNNRIFRIYKFRTMLVTEDGQHIKQAERNDPRVTRIGWFLRRTSLDELPQLINVLTGDMSIVGPRPHALAHDQLFDQQLDLFSLRRRVRPGLTGWAQVHGFRGETKTTLDIRKRVEHDLYYIDNWSIWLDLEIVMRTLFVLFRGAY
- a CDS encoding acyltransferase family protein, whose protein sequence is MRIFEHATIAISAKEADLRRDVHVQTLRGIACLLIVAYHVTGTDGTHGVEIAADHPLAIFNLLLAPVRLPLFTFISGYVYAMRPVRVGGGSQFLFGKARRLLVPLVVVGGLYFLIQDHVPGTHYFLPLHDVWQIAMFPYQHLWYLQALMLIFTTTVVLESLRQMENLRSWLLVLAASILIYVSIKFPIDLVAINEALFLLPFFTLGLGVRRFHETLTTPPLGAVSAFFALLGIFAYFLMIMRSVAFTELDQDLLRIVIGMPACVALFCFQVECFPIAWIGEFSYAIYLFHILGTAGARIFLMRCGVTDTSHLIIASFLAGLSLPILIQIFADRSKVASFLLLGRNPKRARVQTSLPILAP
- the asnB gene encoding asparagine synthase (glutamine-hydrolyzing) — its product is MCGIAGIIGRLDENNRSALKRMSEALIHRGPDGSGIWTAEPDDRGWGALLAHRRLSILDLSSAGAQPMIDPVTGHVVVFNGEIYNFSELRERLVGEGQEFKSTGDTAIMLRALALHGPSAVSWLRGMFAFACWDPKQRRLLLARDPLGIKPLYVARATDTNAEWSIAFASELRALLASGLLGTPQLDPRAVASCVWNGFVTGSNSAVKDVELMWPGSLLELDGRGNEVRQETYWSIPERSPDQTMDESGLAAVLEHGLKLHLASDVPVAVFLSSGVDSSVIANIAQRAAQTPIHTFTMAFEEQELNEGPIASRIAAAIGTQHHEVVLTEGHFVEKLDSALDSLDQPTFDGLNAYYMSKVIRDAGFTVALSGTGGDELFGGYTSYRDLPVLQQWSQRISWVPRELQAAAATLATWPLRRAGGAVPPQTRWAKLPEMVRHADDLLSLYQLAYALFLPGFQRELLAPGFADVLADGLTPEMRRRLDAETRGRTPLSAISVMEQRLFLGERLLRDNDVASMAASLEQRVPLVDQVLFESVDRLPDQVRYAPLRRKAMLRRIGLRGLDPSLFDRPKSGFVLPFDRWIRRGLKDAMDQTMRDPQAIAPVGLDPAAVAGLWRAFLDGAPGMYWSRVWSIYVLIRWCHRNCVFR
- a CDS encoding polysaccharide biosynthesis/export family protein → MLVAHTERTVVPNMRITDKVMRTLFGVQKALSPVAARLPLLAAFVLSGCSHFPVNGPEYREIHRGATTEVSTPREVAAYDYALVDISPIVIDVLENIAPDSLYRTFGTQRGPAPVVRVGVGDVLQVSIFESSTGGLFTSGENASRAGNYVTLPSQAVGGNGNISVPYAGSVKAAGRTVPEVQRDIEAKLAKRAIEPQVIVNIVEQNADSVTVIGDAGGNKIKLIGSGERILDMISKANGGGGSAAPSGGRFAGYDLLVTLQRKGQIAKVPFTRLITNPAENIFVAAGDVIYVTREPKTYIGFGALASIGNGVVEGGNSSAVSAQYAFDQERLSLNEAIARAGGLADARANPAQVFLYRPERRETLSRMGVDLKKFAPDQRVIPTIYRANFRDPSSFFLGQRFQMRDKDLIYAANAESTEVTKFLLYVNTWTSTASGAMVSGRTVADIASGAHVLTNSTTTVVSP